The following are from one region of the Paenibacillus sp. KS-LC4 genome:
- a CDS encoding cohesin domain-containing protein: protein MFSNQSNWLKKTAATLTGLTLLCGSAAGATAAEATASGQAAAALGKVQLEYLDRGLVAVASSESVFLSWRLLGNEVSGYSDGGMTGANFNVYRDGTLLATVKDSTNYSDPQGSASSRYQVAAVVDGVELARSSEAVPWGNGYYDLPLNMPADGVTPVGEAFTYSAADMSVGDVDGDGQYEYIVKWDPSNSKDVSQKGYTGEVIIDAYELDGTQLYRIELGPNIRAGAHYTEFMVYDFDGDGKAEMMFKTAPGTKIIKYDGSGGIASQKYITMPQEDIAAGYSHADDYRVSKQGYYDHVVNMFMNWDKHEEVVSGNWPATLEESFGLAPKYAYPLSLEDAEELTDYFMDVYAPARSGNNKLRDFEGFILSGPEYLTVFEGATGKELETIAYKPGRHDDGLMWGDYAMSRIEPGNRVDRFLAGVAYLDGIKPYAVFARGYYTRSTLVSYEWDGKHLREHWFVDSGWVPMTNPFNDGPHGRPGLNPAFASLTTQGAHSLSTADVDGDGKQEIIYGSSTIDHDGTLLYSSGDILPPGSANPGAYAGLGHGDALHVADINPDRPGLEIFMVHEGGPYAPYGYSLRDAATGEVIYGGYTGKDTGRGMVGDIDPEHRGLETWAVGTWTASGTQISTTSPGTNMNIKWAGNMTTQIVNGSLENTPTIDDWKRGTLLTATGTRTNNHTKGTPSLVADIFGDWREELLVRTVDSSAIRIYTSTELTDRKLYTLMHDAQYRTGVAWQNTTYNQPTYTSFYFASDTNFADVPIPNFWTPVADNRSSASAKLIGPKAMAKGQSFDVVYALQNVPRGIAEQSIRIEYDPNVLELVKTPESLDTGRFVIDEHVDAAGVISLQGRHAGDGLNNPLGNLFKLTFRIKADAPADVTALAVTKLIGTDGAGVNTQLAGDVLNISVH, encoded by the coding sequence ATGTTCAGCAACCAATCCAACTGGCTCAAAAAGACGGCCGCTACGTTAACGGGGCTTACGCTGCTATGCGGCAGCGCCGCAGGCGCAACTGCTGCGGAGGCGACAGCTTCAGGGCAAGCAGCAGCGGCTCTCGGCAAAGTACAGCTGGAATATTTGGATAGAGGGCTCGTAGCTGTCGCTTCTTCGGAAAGCGTATTTCTTAGCTGGCGGCTGCTAGGCAATGAGGTGAGTGGCTATTCCGATGGTGGGATGACCGGGGCGAATTTTAATGTTTATCGGGATGGCACGCTTCTTGCAACGGTAAAAGACAGCACGAACTACTCGGACCCGCAGGGCAGCGCCTCATCGCGTTACCAGGTGGCGGCTGTAGTGGATGGGGTGGAACTGGCGCGAAGCAGCGAGGCTGTGCCATGGGGTAATGGCTACTATGATTTGCCGCTTAATATGCCGGCAGACGGCGTTACCCCAGTAGGCGAGGCATTCACGTATTCGGCGGCCGATATGAGCGTTGGCGATGTAGACGGTGACGGGCAATACGAATATATCGTCAAGTGGGACCCGTCGAATTCCAAGGATGTATCGCAGAAGGGCTACACCGGCGAGGTTATTATTGATGCCTACGAGCTTGATGGTACGCAGCTGTATCGCATTGAGCTAGGACCGAACATTCGCGCGGGCGCGCATTATACCGAATTTATGGTGTATGACTTTGACGGTGACGGCAAGGCGGAAATGATGTTCAAAACGGCACCAGGCACCAAAATAATAAAATACGACGGCAGCGGCGGCATCGCTTCGCAGAAATATATTACGATGCCGCAAGAGGATATTGCGGCAGGCTACAGCCATGCCGATGATTACCGGGTGAGCAAGCAGGGCTATTATGATCATGTCGTGAATATGTTCATGAATTGGGACAAGCATGAGGAGGTCGTAAGCGGCAACTGGCCGGCAACGCTGGAAGAAAGCTTCGGCCTTGCTCCGAAGTATGCGTACCCCCTTTCCCTTGAGGATGCGGAGGAACTGACGGATTATTTTATGGACGTGTATGCGCCGGCGCGCAGCGGCAACAATAAGCTGCGTGATTTTGAAGGCTTTATTTTGAGCGGGCCGGAATATTTGACCGTGTTTGAGGGAGCGACAGGCAAGGAGCTGGAGACGATTGCCTATAAGCCAGGTCGTCATGACGATGGCCTCATGTGGGGCGACTATGCGATGAGCCGGATTGAGCCGGGCAACCGGGTAGACCGTTTTCTTGCGGGCGTAGCTTATTTGGACGGCATCAAGCCTTATGCCGTTTTTGCCCGCGGCTACTATACGCGCTCGACGCTCGTTTCCTACGAGTGGGACGGCAAGCATTTGCGCGAGCATTGGTTTGTCGACAGCGGCTGGGTGCCGATGACGAATCCTTTCAATGATGGGCCGCACGGCAGACCGGGGCTGAATCCGGCCTTTGCATCGCTGACGACCCAAGGCGCGCATTCGCTGAGCACGGCGGATGTGGATGGCGATGGCAAGCAGGAAATCATCTATGGCTCCTCGACCATTGACCATGATGGGACACTGCTCTACAGCTCAGGCGATATTTTGCCGCCGGGCAGTGCCAATCCGGGGGCGTATGCAGGTCTTGGACATGGCGATGCGCTGCATGTAGCAGATATTAATCCAGACCGTCCGGGCTTGGAAATTTTCATGGTGCATGAAGGTGGCCCCTATGCCCCTTATGGCTACTCGCTGCGTGATGCTGCAACTGGTGAAGTAATTTATGGCGGCTACACCGGCAAGGATACGGGCCGAGGCATGGTTGGCGACATTGATCCCGAGCATAGAGGACTGGAGACATGGGCGGTCGGCACATGGACAGCAAGCGGAACGCAGATTAGCACCACCTCGCCAGGCACGAACATGAATATTAAATGGGCGGGCAATATGACGACGCAAATCGTGAATGGCTCCCTTGAAAACACGCCGACGATTGATGATTGGAAACGGGGCACACTGCTTACGGCAACCGGAACCCGTACCAACAATCATACGAAGGGAACACCTTCGCTTGTAGCGGATATTTTCGGAGATTGGCGTGAGGAATTGCTTGTGCGAACTGTGGACAGCTCGGCCATTCGCATCTATACGAGCACGGAGCTGACGGATCGCAAGCTGTATACGCTGATGCATGATGCCCAATACCGTACAGGTGTAGCTTGGCAAAATACGACGTACAATCAGCCGACGTACACGAGCTTCTATTTTGCATCGGACACGAATTTTGCAGATGTGCCTATTCCGAATTTTTGGACGCCGGTCGCTGATAACCGCAGCTCGGCCTCTGCAAAGCTAATTGGACCGAAGGCGATGGCGAAGGGTCAAAGCTTTGATGTCGTTTATGCCCTGCAAAATGTGCCAAGAGGCATTGCGGAGCAAAGCATTCGAATCGAATACGATCCGAATGTGCTGGAGCTGGTAAAAACGCCGGAATCGCTTGATACAGGCAGATTTGTTATTGACGAGCATGTGGATGCTGCGGGTGTTATCAGCTTGCAGGGCCGTCATGCCGGCGACGGTCTGAATAATCCGCTGGGCAATTTGTTTAAGCTGACCTTCCGCATTAAAGCGGATGCGCCAGCTGATGTAACCGCGCTTGCGGTGACCAAGCTAATCGGTACGGATGGAGCAGGCGTGAACACCCAGCTTGCAGGAGATGTGCTGAATATTAGCGTTCACTAA
- a CDS encoding response regulator, which translates to MIKVIVVDDELPALKMAESVLKTLTDVKIERLFDDAEELLACLHRVEVDLIFVDMKMPGMNGLELAEQIQRHRPDVGIAFVTAYDYYAVDVFESEAFDYVMKPMTAQRISKTLERFTKKRGIGKKAEPADILVRSFGPFSLETSQGKALKLRRTKTEELLAFFLHHRDQPIGMESIMDALWGDRNVERAQAMLYTTVYQLRKELEALGLFDVIEQTRAGGGRYRLLWEPKSWDCEEFESSYRRFKNGGGIDAVQRALELYRNGYLTDNGYEWAETRRSELELKYIELLEWAVDTEVRQQRYEFALLYLQRWEKQQPFAERIHVKIIALHLLMSNKEAAAAQERRLKELFAGELGALPDIDIRGLALNPTSVF; encoded by the coding sequence ATGATTAAAGTTATCGTGGTTGATGACGAGCTTCCGGCTTTGAAGATGGCTGAGAGTGTGCTGAAGACGCTCACCGATGTGAAAATAGAGAGACTTTTTGACGATGCTGAGGAGCTTTTGGCGTGTTTACATCGGGTAGAGGTGGATCTGATTTTTGTCGATATGAAAATGCCGGGCATGAATGGGCTGGAGCTGGCTGAACAGATTCAGAGGCACAGACCTGATGTAGGGATCGCTTTCGTGACAGCCTATGATTATTATGCGGTTGATGTTTTTGAGTCGGAAGCCTTTGATTATGTAATGAAGCCGATGACGGCACAGCGCATCAGCAAAACGCTGGAACGATTCACGAAGAAGAGAGGGATAGGGAAAAAAGCGGAGCCCGCAGATATCCTTGTCCGCAGCTTTGGGCCATTTTCCTTGGAAACGAGTCAGGGGAAGGCGCTCAAGCTGCGCAGAACCAAAACGGAGGAGCTGCTTGCCTTCTTTCTCCACCATCGGGATCAGCCTATTGGGATGGAAAGCATTATGGATGCATTATGGGGAGATCGGAATGTGGAGCGGGCACAGGCGATGCTTTACACGACGGTATACCAGCTCCGCAAAGAGCTGGAAGCGCTTGGTCTATTTGATGTCATCGAGCAGACTCGTGCCGGAGGGGGACGCTACCGCTTGTTATGGGAGCCGAAAAGCTGGGATTGTGAGGAGTTTGAAAGCAGCTATCGGCGGTTCAAAAACGGGGGCGGCATAGATGCAGTGCAAAGAGCGCTGGAGCTGTACCGCAACGGTTATTTGACGGACAATGGGTACGAATGGGCGGAGACGAGGCGTTCCGAGCTTGAGCTTAAATATATCGAGCTGCTGGAATGGGCAGTCGATACGGAAGTGCGGCAGCAGCGCTATGAGTTTGCGTTATTGTATTTGCAAAGATGGGAAAAACAGCAGCCGTTTGCCGAGCGAATTCACGTTAAAATAATCGCCTTGCACTTGCTGATGAGCAACAAGGAAGCAGCCGCGGCCCAGGAGAGGAGGCTGAAGGAATTGTTTGCCGGCGAATTAGGCGCTTTGCCGGATATAGATATAAGGGGGCTAGCCCTAAATCCCACGTCTGTATTTTAA
- a CDS encoding Ig-like domain-containing protein: protein MNTRKKKKMLLICTAWLLIVSNLFSITAFAGPAPIYNQNGTSYSGTIAASPIGDTFEMEGYSDWPAGFTQNNDFSSGIFDGESIWMLPGRAAGLIKIDKDTGAMAGYTAWPDGFVRGSSKPDFLSGVFDGQSIWMIPYGADRVIKVDKDTGVMTGYNDWPSGFTLPSTATNPNPFYTPMANFSGGVFDGQNIWMVPYGSNYVIKINKDTGVMTGYNDWPSDVQLTSQGVTVPNGGFLVTGNFNGGIFDGQSIWMVPGGVDRIVKIDKDTGEMTSYSDWPSGYTKDYINPSGFSGGIFDGQNIWLTPLGADRVIKIDKDTGVMTGYDNWPSSIASGSQYFTGVFDGQNIWMLPRISSDQLVKMDKDTGEMTAFDNWPSTTTIGMGPFSGGVFDGRSIWMVPGTADQVVKLGGVTVPVTGVTVSPATLTLTAGGNAGTVTAVVSPSNATNKKVTWTSSDPSVATVDEDGVVTPLTAGTVTITATTEDGGQMATSSVTINEADVLVTGVTVSPATLTLTAGGNAGTVTAVVSPSNATNKKVTWTSSDPSVATVDEDGVVTPLTAGTVTITGTTEDGGKTATSTVTINETDVLVTGVTVSPATLTLTAGGNAGTVTAGVSPSNATNKKVTWTSSDPSVATVDEDGVVTPLTAGTVTITGTTEDGGKTATSIVTVNETDVAVTGVTVSPAAITLTAGGSPGTVTAGVSPSNATNKKVTWTSSDPSVATVDEDGVVTPLTAGTVTITGTTEDGGKTATSIVTVNETDVAVTGVTVSPAAITLTAGGSPGTVTAGVSPSNATNKKVTWTSSDPTVATVDEDGVVTPLTAGTVTITGTTEDGGKAATSTVRVNASGAPAPTALTGAAGNGTVTLSWTGAPGAVSYSIYVSPMAGNYGTVPTPIAVVSSENFTVTGLTNGTTYYFIVTANNEEGTGGYSNEASATPRTGSQGSGGDSSSGSNGSSGSSAPSANGGQVALEGFRVIVNGKEYDQIATGNTTKQDGKSTLTATVDTNKLTAQLAKEGGNSTIIIPVEGVSSDKVSTVLTGDAVKAMENNQAILEVRTANGNYKLPASEISIDSLSSQLGVQVKLTDIVVRVDIAKSNDASIELVKNTAGKDGFSVVLPPVDFTVTASYNGKTVVVDKFSSYVQREIPLPAGTDLSKITTATVLLEDGTVYHVPTYVTQHDKNYYAVVSSLTNSIYTLIWNPLTFADVEGHWSKDAVNDMGSRIIVKGIDDTHYNPNAAITRSEFSAIIVRALGLAENGKTTSFNDVSSGSWYMGAVAKAQEYGIIKGYEDGAFRPNKTITRQEAMVMLERAMKLTGLNTAVSEAEVASALASFTDGTAVDAWAKQAVAATINSGLVQGRDAGLKPTSNITRAETAVIVQRMLIKAELIDLGNSK, encoded by the coding sequence ATGAACACACGGAAGAAGAAAAAAATGCTGTTGATCTGTACAGCGTGGCTATTGATTGTGTCCAATTTATTTTCAATAACGGCATTTGCCGGGCCTGCGCCGATTTATAATCAGAACGGTACAAGCTACAGCGGGACGATTGCTGCATCCCCGATTGGAGATACATTCGAAATGGAGGGATATAGCGACTGGCCTGCCGGCTTTACACAAAACAACGATTTTTCGAGCGGCATTTTTGATGGAGAGAGCATTTGGATGCTTCCTGGCAGAGCGGCAGGCTTGATTAAGATAGATAAGGATACTGGAGCGATGGCTGGCTACACAGCATGGCCTGACGGGTTTGTTAGAGGCAGCTCGAAGCCGGATTTCCTTAGCGGTGTCTTTGATGGCCAGAGCATCTGGATGATTCCTTATGGGGCGGATCGGGTGATCAAGGTGGATAAGGATACAGGGGTAATGACCGGTTATAATGACTGGCCAAGCGGCTTCACATTGCCAAGCACTGCGACAAATCCAAATCCTTTTTATACACCCATGGCGAACTTCTCTGGCGGTGTCTTTGACGGCCAGAACATCTGGATGGTTCCTTATGGGTCGAATTATGTCATTAAAATCAACAAGGATACAGGGGTAATGACCGGCTATAACGACTGGCCAAGCGATGTTCAACTTACAAGCCAGGGTGTGACAGTACCTAATGGCGGTTTCCTAGTCACTGGAAACTTTAACGGGGGCATCTTTGATGGCCAGAGCATTTGGATGGTTCCTGGCGGAGTAGATCGTATAGTCAAAATTGACAAAGATACCGGAGAGATGACGAGCTACAGCGATTGGCCAAGTGGCTATACGAAAGATTATATTAATCCTAGCGGCTTTTCCGGCGGTATTTTTGACGGTCAGAACATCTGGCTCACCCCTTTGGGAGCAGACAGAGTTATCAAGATTGATAAAGACACGGGAGTAATGACAGGGTATGACAATTGGCCAAGCAGCATAGCTAGTGGGAGCCAATATTTTACCGGTGTCTTTGACGGTCAGAATATTTGGATGCTGCCTAGAATATCTTCGGATCAGCTTGTAAAGATGGATAAAGACACGGGAGAAATGACGGCTTTCGACAATTGGCCGAGTACGACGACGATAGGCATGGGGCCTTTTTCCGGCGGCGTTTTTGATGGGCGGAGCATCTGGATGGTGCCTGGGACAGCTGATCAAGTGGTCAAGCTTGGAGGAGTGACGGTGCCCGTTACGGGAGTGACGGTGAGCCCGGCGACGCTGACGCTTACGGCTGGAGGCAACGCGGGTACGGTGACAGCGGTCGTATCGCCAAGCAATGCAACGAATAAGAAGGTAACGTGGACAAGCAGTGATCCATCGGTAGCGACAGTGGACGAGGATGGAGTGGTTACGCCGCTTACAGCGGGCACCGTGACCATTACGGCAACAACTGAAGATGGAGGCCAGATGGCAACAAGCTCGGTAACGATAAATGAAGCGGACGTGCTTGTGACGGGAGTAACGGTGAGTCCTGCGACGCTGACGCTTACGGCTGGAGGCAACGCGGGCACGGTGACAGCGGTCGTATCGCCAAGCAATGCAACGAATAAGAAGGTAACGTGGACGAGCAGTGATCCGTCGGTAGCGACAGTGGATGAGGATGGAGTGGTTACGCCGCTTACAGCGGGCACCGTAACGATAACCGGAACGACGGAAGACGGAGGCAAGACAGCAACGAGCACGGTGACGATAAATGAAACGGACGTGCTTGTGACGGGAGTAACGGTGAGTCCTGCGACGCTGACGCTGACGGCTGGAGGCAACGCGGGAACGGTGACGGCGGGCGTATCGCCAAGCAACGCGACGAATAAGAAGGTAACGTGGACGAGCAGTGATCCGTCGGTAGCGACGGTGGACGAGGACGGAGTGGTTACGCCGCTTACAGCAGGCACGGTAACGATAACTGGAACGACGGAAGACGGCGGCAAAACAGCAACGAGCATCGTTACGGTCAATGAGACGGACGTGGCGGTGACAGGAGTGACGGTGAGTCCAGCGGCGATTACCCTTACAGCTGGAGGCAGCCCAGGAACAGTGACAGCGGGTGTGTCGCCAAGCAATGCAACGAATAAGAAGGTAACGTGGACGAGCAGTGATCCGTCGGTAGCGACGGTGGACGAGGACGGAGTAGTTACGCCGCTTACAGCAGGCACGGTAACGATAACTGGAACGACGGAAGACGGCGGCAAAACAGCAACGAGCATCGTTACGGTCAATGAGACGGACGTGGCGGTGACAGGAGTGACGGTGAGCCCAGCGGCGATTACCCTTACAGCTGGAGGCAGCCCAGGAACAGTGACAGCGGGTGTGTCGCCAAGCAATGCAACGAATAAGAAGGTAACGTGGACGAGCAGCGATCCAACGGTAGCGACGGTGGACGAGGACGGAGTAGTTACGCCGCTTACAGCCGGAACGGTAACGATAACTGGAACGACGGAAGATGGCGGCAAGGCAGCAACGAGTACGGTGAGGGTGAATGCGTCTGGAGCCCCAGCGCCAACTGCACTGACTGGAGCTGCTGGCAATGGAACGGTGACGCTGAGCTGGACCGGGGCACCAGGAGCGGTTTCTTATAGTATATATGTGTCACCAATGGCTGGTAATTACGGGACTGTTCCAACTCCAATTGCAGTTGTAAGCAGCGAGAATTTTACCGTAACGGGACTGACTAATGGAACAACCTACTACTTTATCGTTACAGCGAATAATGAAGAAGGAACAGGCGGCTATTCCAATGAAGCGAGTGCGACGCCGAGAACAGGCTCACAAGGGTCGGGCGGTGATTCGTCCAGCGGCAGCAATGGCTCGTCTGGCTCGTCCGCTCCTTCTGCAAATGGAGGACAAGTGGCGCTTGAAGGTTTCCGAGTCATTGTGAATGGCAAGGAGTACGATCAGATTGCTACTGGAAACACAACAAAGCAGGATGGGAAAAGTACGCTGACAGCAACGGTGGATACGAACAAGCTGACAGCACAGCTCGCCAAGGAGGGCGGTAATTCGACCATCATTATTCCTGTTGAGGGCGTAAGCTCGGATAAAGTTTCCACAGTATTGACTGGGGATGCGGTGAAAGCGATGGAGAACAATCAGGCCATTCTGGAAGTTCGGACGGCTAACGGAAATTACAAGCTGCCTGCATCGGAAATTTCCATCGACAGCCTGTCCTCACAGCTTGGCGTTCAAGTGAAGCTGACGGATATCGTTGTGCGAGTGGATATCGCGAAGAGCAATGATGCAAGCATCGAGCTGGTTAAAAATACGGCGGGTAAAGACGGGTTCAGCGTAGTGCTGCCGCCAGTTGATTTTACAGTGACCGCCTCCTACAATGGAAAAACTGTAGTCGTAGACAAGTTCAGCTCGTATGTGCAACGGGAAATCCCGCTGCCAGCTGGAACAGACCTGAGCAAAATTACAACGGCAACCGTGCTTCTGGAGGACGGAACGGTCTATCATGTGCCGACATACGTAACACAGCATGATAAAAATTATTATGCAGTCGTCAGCAGTTTGACGAACAGCATATATACTTTGATCTGGAATCCTCTTACGTTCGCAGATGTGGAAGGACATTGGTCCAAAGATGCGGTAAACGATATGGGCTCGCGTATTATTGTGAAAGGCATCGACGATACGCACTATAATCCGAATGCCGCCATTACGCGCTCGGAGTTCTCGGCGATTATCGTTCGGGCGCTGGGACTTGCCGAAAACGGAAAAACAACGAGCTTCAATGATGTGTCGTCTGGCAGCTGGTACATGGGCGCAGTAGCTAAAGCACAGGAATACGGTATTATTAAAGGCTATGAAGACGGCGCATTCCGCCCGAACAAAACAATTACACGCCAAGAAGCGATGGTTATGCTTGAGAGGGCGATGAAGCTTACAGGCTTGAACACGGCTGTGAGCGAAGCTGAGGTGGCGTCTGCACTTGCTTCGTTTACAGATGGTACGGCTGTAGATGCTTGGGCGAAGCAGGCTGTAGCTGCGACAATAAACAGCGGCTTGGTTCAAGGCCGAGATGCTGGCTTGAAGCCGACAAGCAACATCACGAGAGCGGAAACGGCAGTTATTGTTCAGCGTATGCTGATCAAGGCAGAGCTTATTGACCTCGGAAATTCGAAGTAA
- a CDS encoding ATP-binding protein, producing the protein MRKKVAIAIIVFCGIWMAIMALPFAAFASDAPEAINGELNLTEWSFSEKGIVRLDGEWEFYRGQLLVPADFELKKRDGQAPERTNYVHVPDRWEQYGAAEEESSPYGYGTFRLRVKLPETGEHVLGIRQTNIKTAHKLFVNGREIGGRGIPGKSKEDTVSVNAPNVRFFTVKGGEADIVLQVANYRYSQGGITHSILLGYQEDILSVREFAVAKDWFAATTFLLMGIYFIILFQMRGHDRSWLYFGLCCIAICFYFMTHGEKMLLMPFPEIPYELFTKIQDLSGVFAVLFLLLYTRYSLPLLFHKIALQSSGALIAFTVLLTLATPASVFTRFSIVNFALALIAVLYVIYVMLVAVVRRMEGSVYMLISVVSQLGMTVASMLEFLGVHSYVSFQMAAWLCFFMAQGLLLSRRFVNAFDSVQRLSQRLGSMDRLKDEFLANTSHEMRTPLHGIINISQSLLEGAAGRMTPQQEENLAMIVGIGKKMSNLVGDLLDFSKLKNGELVLHQQAVALRPLVRIIFEMFHHFAGAKPIRFIDRLSDQHYVYADEDRLTQIMNNLIGNALKFTASGEIAVAAHKDNGWLVVTVSDTGIGIPNDKLDVIFESFEQAGGELAKEQGGTGLGLSIVKRLVELHGGSIWAESELGKGSVFTFTIPLADGMEVQPAEEGIDRIHARLASTAQRSYPADTIKLQSYGAVTILVVDDDAANRQVLLNLLSVEKYSVIAVSSGKEAMRQLEQERRIDLAVVDLMMPEMSGYELCQSIRQKYSLSELPVLLLTARNRPEEMLAAFDAGVNDFLGKPVEAGELKARIRTLLDMKKSASESALAEMAFLQAQIKPHFLYNALNTISAYSLDDPQAARDLLASLSEYLRGSFDFRNLEELVPLHKELELVEAYLFIEKARFGERLKVIYEIDSDVDCLLPPLVIQPLVENAVQHGLASRKQGGNVKISVREEEHDVVISVEDDGVGFQDSIYAARIGGGAVQSSGVAIKNIQQRLYRIYRRRLEIVSPHDGGTAVKFSIPKGDHLDD; encoded by the coding sequence ATGCGAAAAAAAGTGGCGATTGCCATCATAGTTTTTTGTGGAATATGGATGGCTATTATGGCGCTTCCCTTTGCGGCGTTTGCCAGCGACGCTCCAGAAGCTATCAACGGGGAACTGAATTTGACTGAGTGGTCCTTCTCCGAGAAAGGCATCGTTCGGCTCGATGGGGAGTGGGAATTTTACAGAGGTCAGCTGCTGGTCCCAGCTGATTTCGAGCTGAAGAAGCGGGATGGACAAGCGCCAGAGAGAACGAACTACGTCCATGTGCCAGACAGATGGGAGCAATATGGAGCGGCGGAGGAGGAGTCTTCCCCCTACGGCTACGGAACCTTCCGTCTCCGTGTTAAGCTTCCAGAAACAGGTGAGCATGTTTTGGGCATCAGGCAGACGAATATTAAAACAGCCCATAAGCTGTTCGTCAACGGCCGGGAAATTGGCGGCCGCGGCATTCCGGGAAAGAGCAAGGAGGACACGGTTTCCGTGAATGCGCCAAATGTCCGTTTTTTTACGGTGAAGGGCGGCGAGGCTGATATTGTTTTGCAGGTTGCCAACTATCGCTATTCTCAAGGTGGAATAACCCATTCTATCCTTTTGGGATACCAGGAGGACATCCTGTCTGTACGGGAGTTTGCGGTGGCGAAGGACTGGTTTGCAGCAACAACCTTTCTATTAATGGGCATTTATTTCATTATATTGTTCCAAATGAGGGGGCATGACCGATCATGGCTCTATTTCGGCTTGTGCTGTATCGCGATCTGCTTCTATTTTATGACACATGGCGAAAAAATGCTTCTAATGCCGTTCCCGGAAATTCCCTACGAGCTGTTTACGAAAATACAGGATCTTTCCGGTGTGTTCGCGGTGCTGTTTTTGCTGCTGTATACGAGATATTCCTTGCCCCTTCTTTTCCACAAAATCGCGCTGCAATCATCCGGGGCATTAATAGCATTCACCGTACTCCTGACGTTGGCAACTCCAGCCTCCGTCTTTACGCGGTTTTCAATCGTTAATTTTGCTTTGGCGCTTATTGCCGTTCTCTATGTCATTTACGTCATGCTAGTCGCAGTCGTAAGGAGGATGGAAGGCTCGGTGTATATGTTGATCAGCGTTGTGTCGCAGCTGGGCATGACGGTCGCTTCCATGCTGGAGTTTTTGGGCGTCCATTCATACGTATCATTTCAAATGGCGGCTTGGCTGTGCTTTTTCATGGCGCAGGGCTTGCTTTTATCCCGAAGATTTGTCAATGCATTTGACTCGGTTCAGAGGCTGTCACAGCGGCTCGGCTCGATGGATAGGCTGAAGGATGAATTTCTGGCGAACACCTCCCATGAGATGAGAACACCGCTGCATGGCATTATTAATATTTCCCAATCGCTGCTTGAGGGCGCGGCAGGCCGGATGACACCGCAGCAGGAGGAAAACCTGGCGATGATTGTAGGCATAGGCAAAAAAATGAGCAATTTGGTCGGTGATCTGCTTGACTTCTCCAAATTGAAAAACGGCGAGCTTGTTTTGCATCAGCAGGCTGTTGCGCTGCGTCCGCTTGTGCGCATAATATTTGAGATGTTTCACCATTTTGCCGGTGCAAAACCGATACGCTTCATAGATCGTTTAAGTGATCAGCACTATGTTTATGCCGATGAAGACAGGCTGACGCAAATTATGAACAATCTAATCGGCAATGCGCTTAAGTTTACAGCTTCAGGGGAAATTGCTGTTGCAGCGCATAAGGATAATGGCTGGCTTGTGGTAACCGTATCGGATACGGGTATTGGCATTCCCAATGATAAGCTGGACGTTATTTTTGAATCATTCGAGCAGGCTGGAGGGGAGCTTGCGAAGGAACAAGGGGGAACGGGGCTTGGGCTCAGCATCGTCAAGCGGCTTGTAGAGCTGCACGGCGGAAGCATTTGGGCTGAGTCGGAGCTAGGTAAAGGCTCGGTATTTACCTTTACGATTCCGCTCGCAGATGGCATGGAGGTGCAGCCTGCTGAGGAGGGAATAGACAGAATCCACGCAAGGCTTGCGAGTACAGCTCAGCGAAGCTACCCGGCAGATACGATTAAACTGCAAAGCTACGGGGCGGTTACGATTCTCGTTGTGGATGACGATGCGGCCAATCGGCAGGTGCTGCTCAATCTTTTGTCCGTCGAAAAATATTCGGTTATTGCCGTATCTAGCGGTAAGGAGGCGATGCGACAGCTGGAGCAGGAGCGCCGAATTGACTTGGCGGTTGTCGATCTGATGATGCCGGAAATGTCAGGATACGAGCTGTGCCAGAGCATTCGCCAAAAATACTCGCTATCCGAGCTCCCCGTGCTGCTGCTTACGGCAAGAAATCGGCCAGAAGAAATGCTGGCAGCGTTCGATGCGGGAGTAAATGACTTTCTCGGGAAACCGGTCGAGGCTGGCGAATTGAAGGCGCGCATCCGAACATTGCTGGATATGAAAAAGTCCGCGAGCGAATCTGCACTTGCCGAGATGGCCTTTCTGCAAGCGCAGATCAAGCCGCATTTTCTCTACAATGCGCTTAACACCATCTCGGCGTATTCACTGGATGATCCTCAGGCTGCACGGGATTTGCTGGCTTCGCTCAGCGAGTATTTGCGTGGCAGCTTCGATTTCAGAAACCTGGAGGAGCTCGTTCCGCTGCACAAGGAGCTAGAGCTGGTAGAGGCCTATTTATTTATTGAAAAAGCCCGTTTTGGGGAGCGATTGAAGGTTATCTACGAGATAGACAGCGATGTGGATTGCCTTCTGCCGCCGCTTGTCATTCAGCCCTTGGTGGAAAATGCAGTGCAGCATGGTTTGGCGAGCCGCAAGCAAGGGGGAAACGTTAAAATTTCCGTGCGCGAGGAGGAGCATGATGTCGTCATTTCGGTAGAGGACGATGGCGTAGGCTTTCAAGATTCAATCTATGCAGCGCGAATCGGGGGGGGCGCAGTGCAAAGCAGCGGCGTGGCTATAAAAAACATCCAGCAGCGTCTATATCGGATATACAGGCGCCGCTTGGAGATTGTAAGCCCTCACGATGGGGGAACAGCAGTAAAGTTTAGCATTCCGAAGGGAGACCACTTGGATGATTAA